From a region of the Gossypium raimondii isolate GPD5lz chromosome 10, ASM2569854v1, whole genome shotgun sequence genome:
- the LOC128033918 gene encoding pentatricopeptide repeat-containing protein At1g62930, chloroplastic-like: protein MGKLNPPLLLPSIVNAGKHLSNFRSSISSSSSKTIAAHIQPFTKNSISARGNRKNYDGFDNVDDAFALLNKMIDKLMDLVSRIRFLTLSLFDEMVDKGYQLNLIVYSIILIGLCKIGSHLFSQVKVKGIRPDIVTYNCLIHAMYNLGQQEEATRLFNKMMDNNISLDIVTYDILVDAHCKDGKNSKAIDTIDTMKKQGIELDVVTYNALINGHCLQNRMDKARKVFHLMIKKGCAPDISSYNIMINGYCEDRRIEETMELFHEIFQKGPIPDTVTYNTLTQGMCQLGRVSSACELLRKMLAFGQVPNVVTCLNLLNGLCKSDKLEEALELFRAMRNSKLELNIVCYNILIGGLCKSGHIEVGKELFHKLSVYGLKPDVYTYAIMINGFCKQGLPDEAY, encoded by the exons ATGGGTAAGCTTAATCCTCCCTTACTTCTTCCTTCTATTGTTAATGCTGGAAAACATCTTTCTAATTTCCGCTcttctatttcttcttcttcttctaaaaCCATTGCTGCCCACATCCAACCTTTCACTAAGAATTCCATATCTGCAAGGGGAAACCGAAAAAATTATGATGGCTTTGATAATGTTGATGATGCTTTTGCTTTGTTAAATAAGATGATTGACAA ATTAATGGACTTGGTAAGCAGAATAAGATTTCTCACGCTGagtttgtttgatgaaatggtTGACAAAGGGTATCagcttaatttaattgtttacaGTATAATACTTATTGGGTTGTGTAAGATTG GTTCTCATCTTTTCTCCCAAGTGAAGGTTAAGGGCATTAGACCAGATATAGTTACTTACAATTGCTTAATTCATGCAATGTATAATTTGGGCCAGCAGGAGGAGGCAACAAggctttttaataaaatgatggATAACAATATTTCACTTGATATTGTCACGTATGATATATTGGTTGATGCTCATTGCAAGGATGGGAAGAATTCTAAAGCAATAGATACCATTGACACAATGAAAAAGCAAGGCATTGAGCTTGATGTTGTTAC GTATAATGCATTAATTAACGGTCATTGCTTGCAAAACAGGATGGATAAAGCTAGAAAAGTATTTCACTTGATGATTAAGAAGGGTTGTGCACCTGATATATCTAGTTACAACATCATGATCAATGGATATTGTGAAGATAGAAGGATAGAAGAAACAATGGAACTCTTTCACGAAATATTCCAAAAAGGACCAATCCCGGATACTGTCACATACAACACTCTTACGCAAGGTATGTGTCAACTAGGGAGAGTTTCATCTGCATGTGAACTTTTGAGGAAGATGCTTGCTTTTGGACAAGTTCCAAATGTAGTGACCtgtttaaatttgttgaatggTTTATGCAAAAGTGATAAACTCGAAGAGGCTTTGGAACTTTTTCGAGCAATGCGGAACAGCAAGTTGGAACTCAATATTGTCTGTTATAATATCCTAATTGGTGGCTTGTGCAAATCTGGGCATATTGAAGTTGGAAAGGAATTATTTCATAAACTATCAGTCTATGGTTTAAAGCCTGATGTTTACACATATGCTATAATGATTAATGGATTTTGCAAACAGGGATTGCCAGATGAAGCATACTAG
- the LOC105776561 gene encoding pentatricopeptide repeat-containing protein At1g63080, mitochondrial-like, protein MLKLGVEPHVVTLSTLINGLCKQGKISHATSLFDEMVDKGYQPNLIVYRTILNGLSKTGNTDRAVRFLRMMEDRGFEPNIVAYNTVIDSLCKKGSLNEALHLFSQVKVKGIRPDIVTYSCLIHAMYDLGQQEEATRLLNEMVDNNISLNIFTYNILIDAHCKDGKIFEALDTVDTMKKQGIEPNLVTYNILVDAHCKEGKVSKAEDIVDTMIKHSIEPNVVTYGALINGHCLQNRMDKARKVFRSMIKKGCAPDISSYNIMINGYCKAKRIDEAMELFHEISQKGPIADTVTYSTLMQGMCQLGRVSSACELLRKMIAFGQVPNVMTCSILLNGLCKSDKLEMALELFQAMRNSKLELDIVCYNILIDGLCKAGHIEVGKELFHKISLNGLKPDVYTYSIMINGFCKEGLQDEAYQLFGSMGDNNRLLDSCCYNVMIQGFLQNNYTSKATQVLKEMVRKGFSADIRTATLFLELILRSDKSILI, encoded by the coding sequence ATGCTGAAGTTAGGTGTTGAGCCTCATGTTGTAACTTTGTCCACTTTGATTAATGGACTTTGTAAGCAAGGTAAGATTTCCCATGCTACGagtttgtttgatgaaatggtTGACAAAGGGTATCAACCTAATTTAATTGTTTACAGGACAATACTTAATGGTTTGTCTAAGACTGGGAATACCGATCGAGCTGTTAGGTTTCTAAGGATGATGGAAGATAGAGGTTTTGAGCCCAATATCGTAGCATATAACACTGTCATTGACTCACTTTGTAAGAAGGGATCACTAAATGAGGCTCTCCATCTCTTCTCCCAAGTGAAGGTTAAGGGCATTAGACCAGATATCGTTACTTACAGTTGCTTAATTCATGCAATGTATGATTTGGGACAGCAGGAGGAGGCAACAAGGCTTTTGAATGAAATGGTGGATAATAATATTTCACTTAATATTTTCACGTATAATATATTGATTGATGCACACTGCAAGGATGGAAAGATTTTTGAAGCACTAGATACCGTTGATACAATGAAGAAGCAAGGCATTGAGCCTAATTTAGTCACATATAATATATTGGTTGATGCGCATTGCAAGGAAGGGAAGGTTTCTAAAGCTGAAGATATTGTTGACACAATGATAAAGCATAGCATTGAGCCTAATGTTGTTACCTATGGTGCATTAATAAACGGTCATTGCTTGCAAAACAGGATGGATAAAGCTAGAAAAGTATTTCGGTCGATGATTAAGAAGGGTTGTGCACCTGATATATCTAGTTACAACATCATGATCAATGGATATTGCAAAGCTAAAAGGATAGACGAAGCAATGGAACTCTTTCACGAAATATCCCAAAAAGGACCAATTGCGGATACTGTCACATACAGCACTCTTATGCAAGGTATGTGTCAACTAGGGAGAGTTTCATCTGCATGTGAACTTTTGAGGAAGATGATTGCTTTTGGACAAGTTCCAAATGTAATGACCTGTTCAATTTTGTTGAATGGTTTATGCAAAAGTGATAAACTCGAAATGGCTTTGGAACTTTTTCAAGCAATGCGGAACAGCAAGTTGGAACTCGATATTGTCTGTTATAATATCCTAATTGATGGCTTGTGCAAAGCTGGGCATATTGAAGTTGGAAAGgaattatttcataaaatctcACTCAATGGTTTAAAGCCTGATGTTTACACATATTCTATAATGATTAATGGATTTTGTAAAGAGGGATTGCAGGATGAAGCATACCAGTTGTTTGGGAGCATGGGAGATAATAATCGTTTGCTTGATAGCTGCTGTTATAATGTAATGATCCAGGGGTTTCTTCAAAACAACTATACTTCGAAGGCAACACAAGTTCTTAAGGAAATGGTCCGTAAGGGCTTTTCTGCAGATATACGCACCGCCACTTTATTTTTAGAGCTGATCTTACGATCTGATAAATCAATCTTGATCTGA